Proteins found in one Vallitalea guaymasensis genomic segment:
- a CDS encoding helix-turn-helix domain-containing protein, translating to MSRNAGYMKKLRKARVERKQCIRCGKPLSQESLIRGVKQCEKCLDYQRKRKLGQISSKVNTTYFYNRQYKKDEIKRKELGNYMVENKITIKDLAKESNLSQRTIQRILYTDANYTKKTKDAINKYLGKELL from the coding sequence TTGAGTCGTAATGCAGGTTATATGAAAAAATTGAGAAAAGCTCGTGTGGAGAGAAAACAATGTATAAGGTGTGGTAAACCTCTATCACAAGAATCACTTATTAGAGGTGTCAAGCAATGTGAAAAATGCCTTGATTATCAACGTAAAAGAAAATTGGGACAAATAAGTTCTAAGGTCAATACTACTTATTTTTACAATAGACAATACAAAAAAGATGAGATAAAGAGAAAAGAACTAGGAAATTATATGGTTGAGAATAAAATAACTATCAAGGATCTGGCGAAAGAATCCAACTTATCTCAAAGAACCATACAAAGAATATTATACACTGATGCAAACTATACAAAAAAAACTAAAGATGCTATTAATAAATATTTGGGAAAAGAACTTTTATAG
- the alr gene encoding alanine racemase, producing the protein MKMYERVYARIDLDAIIHNITNFKNRISSQSTLMPVVKADGYGHGAVPISKELINCGIDRFAVATIEEGISLRKNGIDKKILILGYTPVDIADKLVEYDLIQTVYNYTAAKNISDTACKSGKIGKIHIKLDTGMGRIGFVPNDESVSIIKDIYNLPNIEIEGIYTHLSKADELDKTFTNNQLKMYNDFIGKLESNGICIPIKHVANSAGIIDLDSTHLDLVRLGISLYGLYPSDEVIKDNVKLQPVLSLISHIIHIKEVEEGTPIGYGGTYITKRKSKIATIPVGYGDGYDRLLSSKGRVLIGGQFANILGRICMDQFMVDITDIPDVKDFDEVVLIGKQGHNEITADDIAKIKGTINYEVVCQLGKRIPRVYYKNNKYLSSIDYFD; encoded by the coding sequence GTGAAAATGTACGAAAGAGTATATGCCCGTATAGACTTGGATGCAATAATACATAATATAACTAATTTCAAAAATAGAATATCATCACAGAGTACATTAATGCCTGTTGTAAAGGCAGATGGTTATGGTCATGGTGCGGTTCCTATATCAAAAGAATTAATTAATTGTGGAATTGACAGATTTGCTGTTGCCACTATAGAAGAAGGTATCAGTCTAAGGAAAAATGGCATTGATAAAAAAATACTGATTCTAGGATATACGCCAGTTGATATAGCTGATAAACTGGTTGAATACGATTTGATTCAGACTGTATATAATTATACAGCAGCCAAAAATATATCAGATACAGCTTGTAAATCTGGTAAAATAGGTAAGATACATATAAAATTGGATACTGGAATGGGTAGAATAGGTTTTGTACCTAATGATGAATCTGTTAGTATAATTAAAGATATATATAATTTGCCTAATATTGAAATAGAAGGTATCTATACTCATTTATCTAAAGCAGATGAATTGGATAAGACTTTTACCAATAATCAATTAAAGATGTATAATGATTTTATTGGAAAATTAGAGAGCAATGGTATTTGTATACCCATCAAACATGTAGCTAATAGTGCAGGAATAATTGACTTGGATAGTACTCATTTGGATTTGGTGAGACTTGGGATATCATTATATGGATTATATCCATCGGATGAGGTGATTAAGGATAATGTGAAATTACAGCCCGTTTTATCACTAATCAGTCATATTATACATATAAAAGAAGTTGAGGAAGGTACTCCAATAGGTTATGGAGGAACATATATCACAAAGAGGAAATCAAAAATAGCAACTATTCCAGTTGGCTATGGAGATGGATATGATAGGCTGTTATCCTCAAAAGGTAGAGTATTGATAGGTGGGCAATTTGCCAATATATTGGGTAGAATATGTATGGATCAATTTATGGTTGATATTACAGATATACCTGATGTGAAAGATTTTGATGAAGTGGTTTTAATCGGTAAGCAGGGGCATAATGAAATTACTGCAGATGATATTGCTAAGATAAAAGGTACAATAAATTATGAAGTTGTATGTCAGTTAGGTAAAAGAATACCAAGAGTGTATTATAAAAATAATAAATATTTGTCTTCTATTGATTATTTTGATTAA
- a CDS encoding MATE family efflux transporter: protein MVNSIIKNDKKFYSKLFAIGLPIAFQNLITSALNMIDVFMISSLGVTAVAAVGGANKLYFLLNLFLFGTSSGTGIFSAQYWGKKDVKNIKRILGICLIISVSGGALFSIAAIFFPNFIMHIFSTDREVIIEGVKYLRIIGFSYCFTAISFAYIFVLRGMNQVKIPMMITVISICINTFLNWVLIYGNLGVEPLGVKGAAIATLIARTVECSLLITSVYVLKLPIAGKVKELFDISKSFVSKYLYTVAPVMCNEIMWSLGVATYSFVYGRMGEDVMATMTLNQTIEQLFMVLFFGMSSACAVILGNEIGNNKIERAFKYSKKFIKITVITAVCISLLIIGTSGFVVSLFDDLTDVVRYNSRLCLIVFGLFVPFKSLNLILVVGVLRSGGDTRFTMLLDMGGVWLIGVPLAFISGLALKLDIQFVYACILSEEFFKMTFALKRMYSKKWLNNLV from the coding sequence ATGGTTAACAGTATTATAAAAAATGATAAGAAGTTTTATTCGAAATTATTTGCAATAGGTCTTCCTATTGCTTTTCAAAACTTGATAACATCGGCACTCAATATGATTGATGTATTTATGATAAGTTCTTTAGGGGTTACTGCTGTTGCGGCAGTTGGTGGTGCCAACAAGCTATACTTTTTACTGAATCTATTCCTATTTGGAACCAGTAGTGGTACTGGTATTTTTTCTGCCCAATATTGGGGGAAAAAGGATGTTAAGAACATTAAGAGGATATTGGGGATATGTTTAATAATAAGTGTTTCAGGTGGAGCATTATTTTCTATAGCAGCAATATTCTTTCCTAATTTCATTATGCACATATTTTCTACAGATAGAGAAGTCATTATTGAAGGTGTTAAATATTTAAGGATTATTGGTTTCAGTTATTGTTTTACAGCTATATCCTTTGCATATATATTTGTGCTAAGAGGAATGAATCAAGTAAAAATTCCTATGATGATTACTGTTATAAGTATTTGCATCAATACATTTTTGAACTGGGTATTAATATATGGTAATCTAGGGGTTGAACCTCTAGGAGTAAAAGGTGCTGCTATTGCAACATTAATTGCAAGGACAGTAGAATGTTCACTATTAATCACTAGTGTTTATGTATTGAAATTGCCTATTGCTGGTAAAGTTAAAGAGCTGTTTGATATCAGCAAAAGTTTTGTTTCAAAATATTTATATACAGTTGCACCAGTTATGTGTAATGAAATCATGTGGTCTCTTGGAGTTGCTACTTATTCTTTTGTGTATGGAAGAATGGGTGAGGATGTCATGGCGACTATGACTCTGAATCAAACTATTGAGCAACTGTTCATGGTCTTGTTCTTTGGGATGTCTAGTGCTTGTGCTGTGATATTAGGTAACGAAATAGGTAATAATAAGATAGAAAGAGCTTTTAAGTATAGTAAGAAATTCATTAAGATAACTGTCATAACAGCTGTTTGCATAAGTCTACTTATAATTGGTACTTCTGGTTTTGTTGTTAGTCTTTTTGACGATCTTACAGATGTAGTTAGGTATAACTCAAGATTATGTTTAATCGTATTTGGGTTATTTGTACCATTTAAATCATTGAATCTAATACTGGTTGTTGGTGTTCTCAGAAGTGGTGGAGATACTAGATTTACTATGCTTTTAGATATGGGTGGTGTATGGTTGATAGGTGTACCGTTAGCTTTCATAAGCGGATTGGCTTTGAAATTGGACATCCAATTTGTTTATGCATGTATATTATCAGAGGAATTTTTCAAGATGACATTTGCATTAAAACGTATGTATTCTAAGAAATGGTTGAACAATCTTGTTTAA
- the acpS gene encoding holo-ACP synthase yields MIKGIGNDIIEISRIEKVILNKRFLEKYFTPNENKLFETKNYRGETIAGNFAVKEAVSKVLGTGFVNFTPIDVEVLRDDKGKPYVVLYNGAKDLARQLDISTIHVSISHSRDNVTAIAVGE; encoded by the coding sequence ATGATAAAAGGAATAGGTAATGATATCATTGAAATCAGTAGAATAGAAAAGGTTATTCTAAATAAAAGATTCCTAGAAAAATATTTTACACCCAACGAAAATAAATTATTTGAAACTAAAAATTATAGAGGTGAAACAATAGCTGGTAATTTTGCTGTCAAAGAAGCAGTCTCCAAGGTTCTTGGAACAGGGTTTGTAAATTTTACTCCTATTGATGTTGAGGTTTTACGTGATGATAAAGGCAAGCCCTATGTAGTTTTATATAATGGTGCTAAGGATTTGGCGAGACAACTTGATATTTCTACGATACATGTATCAATATCACATTCCAGGGATAATGTGACAGCTATTGCAGTAGGGGAGTAA
- a CDS encoding redox-sensing transcriptional repressor Rex gives MIQKKISTAVIKRLPKYYRYLGDLLENDVVRISSKELSNRMGVTASQIRQDLNNFGGFGQQGYGYNVEYLYNAIGKILGLENKYNTIIVGAGNLGQALANYTNFDKRGFEVKGLFDVNPRLIGITVRGIEIKDLDEMGSFIKENSIDLAILTLPKQKAPKVANDLVSYGIKGIWNFAPIDLKLSNKNVIVENVHLLDSLMTLSYNIKERI, from the coding sequence ATGATACAAAAGAAAATATCAACAGCGGTAATTAAAAGATTACCAAAATACTACAGATACTTAGGAGACTTATTGGAAAACGATGTTGTAAGGATTTCCTCTAAAGAATTGAGTAACAGAATGGGTGTAACAGCTTCTCAAATAAGACAAGATTTAAATAATTTTGGCGGTTTTGGTCAACAAGGTTACGGCTATAATGTTGAATATTTATATAACGCTATAGGCAAGATACTTGGTCTTGAAAATAAATATAATACAATTATTGTTGGAGCAGGAAACTTGGGTCAAGCACTTGCTAATTATACTAATTTTGATAAAAGAGGTTTTGAAGTTAAAGGATTATTTGATGTTAACCCGAGACTTATAGGTATAACTGTAAGAGGTATTGAGATTAAGGATTTAGATGAAATGGGAAGTTTCATAAAAGAAAATAGTATTGACTTGGCAATTCTAACATTACCTAAGCAAAAAGCACCAAAAGTTGCTAATGACTTAGTTAGTTATGGTATAAAAGGAATATGGAATTTTGCCCCTATAGACCTGAAATTATCCAATAAAAATGTTATAGTCGAAAATGTACATTTGTTGGATAGTCTAATGACTCTATCATATAATATCAAAGAGAGAATATAA
- a CDS encoding AEC family transporter, whose protein sequence is MIGNEYSKYILMKGHIMDFNAIINQILVLFIVLFLGFFIRKINIIDEHASKKIASLVVKVTAPCLIINSMMKKTELGNREILQMLGLSIAVYICMFIMTFIIPKLLRIEKNNIGVYRFMIMFSNVGFMGFPVIESIFGKEAVFYGAIYNLPFYALVYTLGIYLISMDNKKNIKFKIKDIFNPGVCAVIIGLIIFSFKLNLPYVATKTIDMISSLTTPLSMIVIGASLAGIKIKNIFSNTKLYIYSFLKLLVFPIIILIIIRQLGFNEIMTGVPVIITGMPVAANAVILSKEYDGNDILASEGVFISTMLSIITIPVLVFLLSN, encoded by the coding sequence ATGATAGGTAATGAATATAGCAAATATATTTTGATGAAAGGGCACATCATGGATTTTAATGCAATTATCAATCAAATATTAGTACTGTTTATTGTGCTTTTTTTAGGTTTTTTTATAAGAAAGATCAATATAATTGATGAACATGCAAGTAAGAAAATTGCTAGTCTTGTTGTTAAGGTAACAGCACCGTGTCTTATCATCAATTCCATGATGAAGAAGACTGAACTTGGTAATAGAGAGATACTTCAGATGCTTGGTTTATCCATTGCGGTGTACATATGTATGTTTATCATGACTTTTATAATACCTAAGTTGTTGAGGATAGAAAAAAATAATATTGGTGTTTATAGATTTATGATTATGTTTTCGAATGTGGGATTTATGGGATTTCCGGTTATTGAATCCATTTTTGGTAAAGAAGCCGTGTTCTATGGAGCAATATATAATTTACCGTTTTATGCACTTGTATATACTTTGGGTATATATTTGATTTCTATGGATAATAAAAAGAATATTAAGTTTAAGATAAAGGATATTTTTAACCCAGGAGTATGTGCTGTAATAATTGGGTTGATTATTTTTTCGTTTAAATTGAACTTGCCTTATGTTGCTACAAAGACCATTGATATGATTTCCAGTCTTACAACACCGTTATCAATGATTGTAATAGGAGCATCATTAGCTGGTATTAAGATAAAAAATATATTTTCAAACACTAAACTATATATTTACAGTTTCCTAAAACTATTGGTTTTTCCCATTATCATCCTAATTATTATAAGACAATTAGGTTTTAATGAGATTATGACTGGTGTACCGGTTATAATTACAGGAATGCCTGTTGCGGCGAATGCTGTAATCTTGAGTAAGGAATATGATGGTAATGATATACTTGCATCGGAAGGTGTGTTTATAAGTACTATGCTATCAATAATAACTATCCCGGTATTAGTGTTTTTATTAAGCAATTAA
- a CDS encoding coiled-coil domain-containing protein, whose protein sequence is MFFSKQKIEKPINIEKKVHILTLDNRWHELFKNNKKPKKIVELEKRLNKLLGEQGQLTNDLKEYTLLKKKMMVDIMDNMKEAIEDEDDEAIGEMEKSKKYINDIKVKIDKMESRMENMPKEIQTTNKELLEYTMQDCYMRMFDTKNELDELNEWIEKVRAELKEKAVRQTEAKEEYDKMYSYMHDLVGYEVIELYDKKYLGGSK, encoded by the coding sequence ATGTTTTTTTCAAAACAAAAGATAGAGAAACCAATTAATATAGAAAAAAAGGTACATATATTGACATTGGATAATAGATGGCATGAACTATTCAAAAATAATAAAAAACCAAAAAAAATAGTGGAACTTGAAAAAAGACTTAATAAGCTTCTTGGTGAACAAGGACAACTTACTAATGATTTGAAAGAATATACTTTGCTTAAAAAGAAAATGATGGTTGATATAATGGATAACATGAAAGAAGCCATTGAAGATGAAGATGATGAAGCCATTGGAGAAATGGAAAAAAGCAAGAAATATATCAATGACATAAAGGTCAAGATAGATAAGATGGAATCAAGAATGGAAAATATGCCAAAAGAAATTCAAACGACCAACAAAGAATTATTAGAATATACAATGCAAGATTGTTATATGAGAATGTTTGATACCAAGAATGAATTAGATGAATTAAATGAATGGATTGAAAAAGTTAGGGCAGAATTAAAAGAAAAAGCTGTGAGACAGACGGAAGCGAAAGAAGAATATGATAAGATGTATTCTTATATGCATGATCTGGTAGGATATGAAGTCATTGAATTATATGATAAAAAATATCTGGGAGGAAGTAAATGA
- the ligA gene encoding NAD-dependent DNA ligase LigA: MNELNRMKELVQLLNRAGEEYYQKNNEIMSNYEYDNLYDELIELEKETGITMSDSPTNKVGYTLLSSLPKEKHKTRMLSLDKTKEISALKEWIGDKKGMLSWKLDGLTIVLTYNEGKLVKAVTRGNGEVGEVITNNAKVFKNIPLHISYKDELIIRGEAVIKYSDFKIINERIVDKDKYKNPRNLCSGTVRQLNNEITAKRNVHFFAFTLVQADDVDFSDSKINQLEWLQSLGFDTVEYSIVYKDNIEDEIKNFEDKIQHNDFGSDGLVLTFDSISYSRSLGQTAKFPRHSIAFKWSDEVKDTKLLYIEWSASRTGAINPIAVFEPIELEGTTVKRASLHNLSILEQLQLIKGDTIEVYKANMIIPQVANNLSKENTDDQTSREVLIPSKCPVCGGEVEVKQVNDVKVLYCINEECQAKKIKAFTHFVARDAMNIEGLSESTIQKFIDKGFIKTFADIYRIEKYKDEIIALEGFGEKSYINLIKSIEKSKEVLLPNFIYALGIINVGLSNAKLICKHYDYDLDKILSASEEELTLIEGYGSIIAKSFVMYFSDEKNMEAINDLLDYVIIQKIESTNNNILEGKTFVITGSLTIYANRKELKELIESLGGKVTGSVTGNTDYLINNNVESSSSKNKKAKELGVPIIDEETFQSLL, encoded by the coding sequence ATGAATGAATTAAATAGAATGAAAGAATTGGTTCAGCTGTTAAATAGAGCAGGTGAAGAATATTATCAAAAAAATAATGAAATCATGAGTAATTATGAGTATGATAATCTGTATGATGAATTGATTGAGCTAGAAAAAGAGACAGGAATAACAATGAGTGATAGTCCTACTAATAAGGTTGGATATACTCTTTTAAGCTCCTTGCCAAAAGAAAAGCATAAAACCAGAATGTTATCCCTAGACAAGACAAAGGAAATATCAGCATTGAAAGAATGGATAGGCGATAAAAAAGGGATGCTATCATGGAAATTAGATGGTTTGACAATTGTCTTGACATATAACGAAGGTAAGTTGGTTAAAGCGGTCACAAGAGGAAATGGTGAGGTTGGAGAGGTTATTACTAATAACGCTAAAGTTTTTAAAAACATTCCTCTCCATATTTCATACAAAGATGAACTAATTATTAGAGGAGAAGCGGTAATCAAGTATTCAGATTTCAAAATCATTAATGAACGTATTGTTGATAAAGACAAATATAAGAATCCTAGAAATCTATGTAGTGGTACGGTAAGACAGCTTAATAATGAAATAACAGCTAAGAGAAATGTACATTTTTTTGCTTTTACTTTGGTTCAAGCAGATGATGTTGATTTTAGTGATTCAAAAATCAATCAGTTGGAATGGTTACAATCTCTTGGTTTCGATACAGTAGAGTATAGTATTGTTTATAAAGATAATATTGAGGATGAAATCAAAAATTTTGAAGATAAAATACAGCACAATGATTTTGGTTCAGATGGTTTGGTACTAACTTTTGATTCTATTTCTTATTCTAGGAGTCTAGGACAAACAGCAAAATTCCCTAGACATTCAATAGCATTCAAGTGGAGTGACGAAGTAAAAGATACTAAGCTATTATATATAGAATGGAGTGCTTCTAGAACTGGAGCTATTAATCCTATTGCTGTCTTTGAACCTATAGAGCTTGAGGGAACCACTGTGAAAAGGGCGAGCCTTCATAATCTAAGTATACTAGAGCAGCTTCAGTTAATTAAAGGTGATACCATTGAAGTATACAAAGCCAATATGATTATACCACAAGTTGCTAATAATCTGTCCAAAGAAAATACTGATGACCAAACCTCAAGAGAAGTTTTGATTCCTAGCAAATGTCCAGTCTGTGGTGGCGAAGTTGAAGTAAAACAAGTTAATGATGTCAAAGTTCTATATTGTATTAATGAGGAGTGTCAAGCCAAGAAAATAAAAGCATTTACACATTTTGTTGCTAGAGATGCTATGAATATTGAAGGTTTATCAGAATCTACAATACAAAAATTCATTGATAAAGGTTTTATTAAAACTTTTGCAGATATCTACAGGATTGAAAAATATAAAGATGAGATAATAGCGTTGGAAGGATTTGGAGAGAAGTCTTATATTAATCTCATCAAATCCATAGAAAAAAGTAAAGAGGTATTACTTCCTAATTTCATTTATGCACTAGGAATAATTAATGTAGGATTAAGTAATGCAAAGTTGATTTGTAAACATTATGATTATGATCTTGATAAAATATTATCAGCATCAGAAGAAGAGTTAACACTTATTGAAGGGTACGGAAGTATTATTGCCAAGTCTTTTGTCATGTATTTCAGTGATGAAAAGAATATGGAAGCAATTAATGATTTGCTTGATTATGTTATCATTCAAAAAATAGAAAGTACCAATAATAACATTTTGGAAGGAAAGACTTTTGTTATTACTGGAAGTTTAACTATATATGCAAATAGAAAAGAATTAAAGGAATTGATTGAGAGCTTAGGTGGAAAAGTAACAGGAAGTGTTACTGGCAATACAGATTATCTTATCAATAATAACGTGGAATCATCATCTTCAAAAAATAAGAAAGCAAAAGAGTTGGGTGTACCAATTATAGATGAAGAAACCTTTCAATCCCTATTATAA
- a CDS encoding YebC/PmpR family DNA-binding transcriptional regulator, producing MSGHSKFANIKHRKERQDAKKGKVFTKIGREIAVAVKEGGSDPSLNSKLRDVVAKAKANNMPNDTISRSIKKASGELGNINYEHITYEGYGPSGVAVIVDCLTENKNRTAANIRHAFSKNSGNLGTTGCVSFMFDKKGQIIIERTEDIDEDELMMVALDSGAEDFVAGIDFYEIITTPEDFSTVNAAVEEAGIKSVSAEITMVPQTTTKLTSEDDIKKMDGLIDQLEEDDDVQNVWHNFDEN from the coding sequence ATGTCAGGACATTCAAAGTTTGCGAACATAAAACATAGAAAAGAAAGACAAGATGCCAAAAAAGGTAAGGTTTTTACTAAAATTGGTAGAGAAATTGCAGTTGCAGTCAAAGAGGGCGGTTCTGATCCATCTCTTAACTCTAAGCTTCGAGATGTAGTTGCAAAAGCAAAAGCCAATAATATGCCTAATGATACTATTTCAAGAAGTATCAAAAAAGCTTCTGGTGAACTTGGTAATATTAACTATGAGCATATTACATACGAAGGTTATGGACCAAGTGGAGTAGCTGTGATTGTAGATTGCTTAACTGAAAATAAAAATAGAACAGCTGCTAATATAAGACATGCTTTTTCTAAAAATAGTGGGAATCTAGGTACAACTGGTTGTGTTTCATTTATGTTTGACAAGAAAGGTCAAATAATTATAGAGCGTACAGAAGATATAGATGAAGATGAACTTATGATGGTTGCTCTTGACAGTGGAGCTGAAGATTTTGTTGCAGGAATAGATTTTTATGAAATCATTACTACTCCAGAAGATTTTAGTACTGTTAATGCTGCTGTTGAGGAAGCTGGAATCAAATCAGTATCAGCTGAGATTACAATGGTGCCTCAAACAACTACCAAACTTACAAGTGAAGACGATATTAAGAAAATGGATGGTCTTATAGATCAACTCGAAGAAGATGATGACGTACAAAATGTATGGCATAATTTTGACGAAAATTAA
- a CDS encoding NAD(P)H-hydrate dehydratase, translating to MKVVKSYEMKEIDRYTIEEIGIPGIVLMENAAMSVVSETIQLLKESNKVVICCGTGNNGGDGFAIGRILSCNNIKVSIIIIGDSGKIKGDAKINYDIARQLNIDIHEFNDERQMDELKNIVSDCDVIYDAIFGTGLCREVTGKYLEAIKIINRANAYRIAIDIPSGVNADDGQILGNSVCADKTVTFCLPKVGLLLYPGANYVGDLVVADIGIPNISIDRINSHTTIMDDNLARYFMPNRVKMSHKGSYGKVLVIAGTSKMTGAAVLTSLSAYRTGAGLVKTFIEESVSSVVTTKVPEAVVETYSRANNNISNEDKEKLLEMLGWADTIAIGPGLGNDNITRKILEIVISNFNKTVVVDADGINALSKDKEILNNRKCEIIVTPHLGEMSRLTDYDIGEITNNTIKVAVELSRTYKITCVLKSARTIISSPNGMVNINIYGNSGMATAGSGDVLTGIIVSLLGQGLNASDAAILGVYIHSKAGDKAKDDKGEHGLIANDIICNIPYVIKSSLNE from the coding sequence TTGAAGGTTGTCAAAAGTTATGAAATGAAGGAAATTGATAGGTATACTATTGAAGAGATAGGTATACCAGGTATTGTTTTGATGGAGAATGCAGCCATGTCTGTAGTGAGTGAAACTATACAGTTGCTGAAAGAGAGCAATAAAGTTGTTATTTGCTGCGGTACAGGTAATAATGGTGGGGACGGATTTGCAATAGGTAGAATACTTAGCTGTAATAACATAAAGGTCTCTATAATCATAATAGGTGATTCTGGCAAGATAAAAGGTGATGCTAAAATAAATTATGATATAGCTAGACAATTAAATATTGATATACATGAATTCAATGATGAAAGACAGATGGATGAGTTGAAAAATATAGTTAGTGATTGCGATGTAATCTATGATGCTATTTTTGGAACTGGTCTATGTAGAGAGGTAACAGGAAAATACTTGGAAGCTATTAAGATCATAAATAGAGCTAATGCTTATAGAATAGCTATTGATATACCTTCTGGAGTTAATGCTGATGATGGTCAGATTCTGGGGAATTCAGTGTGTGCTGATAAGACAGTTACATTCTGTCTGCCTAAGGTGGGCTTGCTTTTATATCCTGGAGCTAACTATGTTGGCGATCTGGTTGTTGCAGATATAGGTATACCTAATATATCTATAGATAGAATTAATTCTCATACCACAATAATGGATGATAATCTAGCAAGATATTTTATGCCTAACAGAGTGAAGATGTCTCATAAGGGTTCTTATGGAAAAGTCTTAGTTATTGCAGGTACCAGTAAAATGACAGGAGCAGCCGTTTTGACTTCTTTATCGGCTTATCGTACAGGAGCAGGATTAGTCAAGACATTTATCGAAGAGTCTGTGTCCAGTGTGGTTACGACAAAAGTGCCAGAAGCAGTTGTAGAGACTTATAGCAGGGCTAACAATAATATATCCAATGAAGATAAAGAAAAACTATTAGAAATGCTTGGGTGGGCTGATACCATTGCTATAGGACCAGGACTTGGGAATGACAATATCACAAGAAAGATACTTGAAATTGTAATTAGTAATTTCAATAAGACAGTAGTTGTTGATGCTGACGGAATTAACGCATTATCAAAAGATAAAGAGATATTGAATAATCGAAAATGTGAGATAATAGTTACACCACATCTAGGTGAGATGTCAAGGCTTACGGATTATGATATTGGAGAGATTACAAATAATACAATAAAAGTAGCGGTAGAACTTAGTAGGACCTATAAGATTACATGTGTCCTGAAAAGTGCTAGAACCATAATTTCTTCTCCTAATGGGATGGTTAATATTAATATATATGGTAATTCAGGAATGGCGACAGCTGGTTCAGGTGATGTTCTAACAGGTATTATAGTATCATTGTTAGGGCAAGGATTAAATGCTTCAGATGCAGCAATATTAGGTGTCTATATCCATAGTAAAGCTGGTGATAAGGCAAAAGATGATAAAGGAGAGCATGGACTTATCGCTAATGATATAATATGTAATATACCTTATGTAATTAAATCAAGTCTTAATGAATAA
- a CDS encoding type II toxin-antitoxin system PemK/MazF family toxin: MVVKRGDVFYADLRPVIGSEQGGIRPVLIVQNDVGNKYSPTVICSAITSQINKAKLPTHVEIEAKKYDLVKDSVVLLEQIRTIDKKRLKEKVCHLEDKVMEKVDKALVVSFGVDT; this comes from the coding sequence GTGGTAGTAAAACGTGGGGATGTATTTTATGCAGATTTAAGACCAGTAATTGGTTCTGAACAAGGCGGTATACGTCCAGTACTTATCGTTCAAAATGATGTAGGAAATAAATATAGTCCAACAGTAATATGTTCAGCAATAACATCGCAAATAAATAAAGCTAAGCTTCCAACTCATGTTGAAATAGAGGCAAAGAAGTATGATTTAGTAAAAGACTCGGTTGTTTTGTTAGAACAGATTAGAACTATTGACAAAAAAAGATTGAAAGAAAAAGTGTGTCATTTAGAAGATAAGGTGATGGAAAAAGTAGATAAAGCTTTAGTAGTTAGTTTTGGCGTTGATACATAG